One window of Biomphalaria glabrata chromosome 6, xgBioGlab47.1, whole genome shotgun sequence genomic DNA carries:
- the LOC106070486 gene encoding RE1-silencing transcription factor A-like, translating to MDISQNEVQTSSSEHLNEVSAIPTDCHLGSQVLTLVSSNGNQFVVMSSDSDSLSLADAGLIQQGGESVLNLDESTRYLFQNHAMTNAVMLQDGTYQILDQPLVQVEREDGTIETQTLHIEVLRALQENLAQQMPVIDSNYTLEGMDSLDEASSSSIIKVEPPLNPNLEESVTEDSVDQTDLLPKEHQFSEQDDESMKEARETTQSDSSVETKRKKRQPKEPKKVIIKKDPETKEPDLNSPIPLSDQTIITVKGKKCVLAFNQETQQVCAYPLKPAPGTKRRGRPRLTEEEKAERKKNISVKIETIADQPASQTEKSNAAETLLELSNIGKDGVRRSARKRKKAKLFDEYEELEDSDEDKEPTFVDSQEKDPDIKIELAEAKKKKLVVPKEEIPLLSSSAIILDNSVQPPKKRGRGRPRRYPNPGQQQSHTSIPAVMIPSANGQTLVMAPLQGLQNLQNFRRQLPNLVPKPITDSNGQVTTEVSDVGTLPLSSDTDTMPLDTSGALDSNSIIPKALQGDSVPLVGENETSDQGETLDQQTTGLLTFMTPTNTVGDNQKDDSTSDSSLPSSQTTVIRIPNNLLASLGFKKDPVKIGLKATERELEKLKCPKCDFQGYYMQQYRNHIATHGDDIQKCKCCSYLSLDSDDLLEHFKEQHPRCICLECDYMAEHAYIIKRHMMRHDTKSCTCSTCGKVYKDMYILKMHIKMVHMPAEVLFECDVCWKKFTRKAHLKRHLRIHDPEKPYKCSVCDYRGCERSDISKHMLIHQDPKHACERCGKTFRHIKNKELHVKRHFGQRDYKCGVCDFFGYTFTDIRKHIERKHQDIKTLICDKCNKQFKSEAALKEHQPSCNSVMMIEQVLAIPTSAGGTSQATIQIPSNIRQDGTVMIDGQAINLNGHTITVKKNRVLMVAGEQRLVMAERTTEEDEDEIDDVESGINQAMQIIGETIMTESGEEMHIISQESLNDPTLQNSLRQAHLIDQNGQLFRAEDLHSIVSQNGHIFYKTEQDGIDQSVDMIEEPKQSIDRQSQHSELDDEMGHQFMGQAGQPGQELEPPSEETLEENLKEFHEVMKQESSENYSQDGTEALDHDSADTHS from the exons ATGGACATTTCACAGAACGAAGTGCAGACCTCAAGCTCAGAGCACCTTAATGAAG tcAGCGCTATTCCTACCGACTGTCACCTGGGTAGCCAAGTGCTGACATTGGTTAGCAGCAATGGAAATCAGTTTGTAGTCATGTCATCAGATTCAGATTCTCTGAGCCTTGCAGATGCGGGACTTATTCAGCAGGGAGGAGAATCTGTTCTCAACCTAGATGAGTCGACCAGGTATCTCTTCCAGAACCATGCCATGACCAACGCCGTTATGCTTCAAGATGGCACCTATCAGATTCTTGACCAGCCGTTGGTTCAG GTGGAAAGAGAAGATGGTACAATTGAGACTCAGACACTCCACATTGAAGTACTTCGGGCTCTACAGGAGAACCTGGCCCAGCAGATGCCAGTCATAGACTCAAACTACACCCTAGAAGGGATGGACAGCTTAGACGAGGCATCTTCTTCCTCTATTATAAAGGTGGAACCTCCTTTGAACCCAAACCTGGAGGAATCTGTGACCGAAGACTCTGTGGACCAGACAGATCTGCTGCCAAAAGAACATCAATTCAGCGAGCAGGATGATGAGTCGATGAAGGAAGCAAGAGAAACAACCCAGTCTGACAGCAGTGTAGAAACCAAAAGAAAGAAACGACAGCCAAAGGAG CCCAAGAAAGTGATCATCAAAAAAGACCCAGAAACCAAGGAGCCAGATTTAAACAGCCCCATTCCTCTCTCAGATCAGACCATTATCACAGTGAAAGGGAAGAAATGTGTTTTAGCTTTCAACCAAGAAACCCAACAAGTTTGTGCATACCCACTTAAGCCAGCCCCAG gtacTAAACGAAGAGGTCGGCCCAGACTGACAGAAGAGGAAAaagcagaaagaaagaaaaatatttcagtGAAAATTGAGACCATTGCTGATCAACCAGCTTCGCAGACGGAGAAAAGTAATGCAGCAGAGACGCTCTTAGAGTTGTCAaatatag GAAAAGATGGAGTGAGAAGAAGtgccaggaaaagaaaaaaagccaaATTGTTTGATG AATATGAAGAACTTGAAGACTCTGATGAAGACAAGGAACCCACTTTTGTCGACAGTCAAGAGAAAGATCCAGACATAAAAATCGAACTCGCTGAAgccaagaaaaagaaacttgTTGTACCTAAAGAAGAAATTCCTCTACTGTCATCTTCTGCCATCATACTTGATAACTCAGTTCAGCCTC CCAAAAAGCGTGGCAGAGGGCGGCCAAGACGGTACCCCAACCCTGGCCAGCAGCAGAGTCACACATCCATACCTGCGGTTATGATACCATCAGCCAATGGACAGACATTAGTTATGGCTCCTTTGCAG GGTCTACAAAACCTTCAGAATTTTAGGCGACAGCTTCCAAATTTGGTTCCCAAACCTATCACTGACTCCAATGGTCAGGTGACTACAGAAGTGTCTGACGTGGGGACGTTGCCTCTTTCATCTGACACTGACACAATGCCTCTAGACACTTCAGGTG CCCTGGACAGTAACAGTATAATACCTAAAGCTTTACAAGGAGACTCTGTACCTCTTGTTGGGGAAAATGAAACGTCTGATCAAGGAGAAACCTTGGACCAACAAA CTACAGGGCTGTTGACCTTTATGACCCCTACCAATACTGTTGGAGACAACCAGAAAGATGATTCCACGTCTGATAGCTCCCTTCCTTCTAGTCAAACTACAGTCATTAGGATTCCTAACAACCTGCTAGCATCTTTGGGATTCAAGAAAGACCCTGTGAAAATCG gTTTGAAGGCCACAGAAAGAGAACTGGAAAAGTTAAAGTGTCCCAAGTGTGATTTCCAGGGGTATTACATGCAGCAGTACCGCAACCACATTGCAACTCATGGTGACGATATCCAGAAATGTAAATGCTGCAGTTATCTGTCCTTGGACAGTGATGACCTGTTAGAACAtttcaaa GAACAACATCCGCGGTGTATCTGTCTAGAGTGTGACTACATGGCAGAGCATGCGTACATCATCAAGCGTCACATGATGCGTCATGACACCAAGAGCTGCACATGTAGCACCTGTGGGAAGGTTTACAAG gatatgtatatattaaaaatgcaCATCAAGATGGTGCACATGCCTGCGGAGGTTTTATTTGAATGTGACGTGTGTTGGAAGAAGTTCACCAGGAAGGCTCATCTCAAACGTCACTTGCGGATCCATGACCCAGAGAAGCCCTACAAGTGCTCAGTCTGTGATTATAG GGGCTGTGAGAGGTCAGACATATCCAAGCATATGTTGATACACCAAGATCCAAAGCATGCCTGCGAGCGCTGTGGTAAAACATTTAGgcatataaaaaacaaagagCTTCATGTTAAAAG ACATTTTGGTCAAAGAGACTACAAGTGTGGGGTGTGTGACTTCTTTGGCTACACGTTCACAGACATCCGTAAGCACATAGAGAGAAAGCATCAGGACATCAAAACATTGATCTGTGATAAGTGCAATAAGCAGTTTAAAAGTGAAGCTGCTCTTAAG GAACATCAGCCATCCTGTAACAGCGTGATGATGATAGAGCAAGTCCTGGCCATTCCAACATCTGCCGGCGGAACAAGTCAGGCCACCATACAGATTCCGTCCAACATACGTCAGGACGGCACTGTGATGATAGATGGCCAGGCCATCAATCTGAATGGCCACACAATAACTGTCAAAAAGAATAGAGTTCTCATGGTAGCAGGAG AACAACGCCTCGTCATGGCTGAGCGAACAACAGAAGAGGATGAAGACGAGATTGACGATGTGGAGTCTGGGATCAACCAGGCCATGCAGATCATCGGCGAAACGATCATGACAGAGTCCGGAGAGGAAATGCACATCATATCCCAGGAGTCTCTGAATGACCCCACTCTGCAGAACAGCCTCAGGCAAGCTCACCTCATAGACCAGAATGGTCAGTTGTTTCGAGCCGAGGACCTGCACAGCATTGTCAGTCAAAATGGgcatattttttacaaaacggAACAGGATGGCATTGACCAAAGCGTAGACATGATTGAGGAGCCCAAACAGTCGATTGACCGGCAAAGTCAGCACTCGGAGCTGGACGATGAGATGGGGCACCAGTTTATGGGTCAGGCAGGACAGCCGGGACAGGAACTTGAGCCCCCCTCGGAAGAAACATTAGAAGAGAATCTAAAAGAATTTCATGAAGTGATGAAACAGGAATCATCTGAGAATTACAGTCAGGACGGCACAGAAGCTTTAGATCATGACTCGGCGGATACGCATTCTTAG